In Gopherus evgoodei ecotype Sinaloan lineage unplaced genomic scaffold, rGopEvg1_v1.p scaffold_171_arrow_ctg1, whole genome shotgun sequence, the sequence CAAGGGGGTCAAGAAAGCCGCTCTATATTCTTAACCTTTTATTTTGGGGTCCTGATTTCAAGGCAGCTAGaaaagggggggctgggggctgaacCCTCAGAATTGTGAACCCTGAGGTGGTTGCAGGTGGGGATCCCCCTCGTGGGGAGCACAGCACTGCACTCCAACACAGAGTGGACAGCACAACCCCCCTGAAGTTCACACCTAGAAAGGGACCCCTTTGCCACTCttagggttttggggtgcagccCCCCCCTTCACATCTTTGGGGCCAGGACTCTCCCATGCTCCCAGCGACACCCGCTTAGCATTCACTCCAAGGGCCCCAACACTCCCAGAGTTTGGGAGATGGCACAGCCCCCCACAAAGTTCAGTACAAGTAGgaaggattgggggggggggcagattcaGGGCCCCAGCAGGATCCCAGCCCCATGGCAGCACAgcactgctggcagcagcagtaggTTGTTCTCCTCCCCTACAGCTTTGCCTGGGCTCGAACCTGGGCATGtggatccagggagggagcaggggggcagagctggggcagggagcagcccccACCGCACAGCCAGCAGCAGTAATAGGTTATCTCACTcagccacatgcacacacagcggTAGTAGGTTGTTGTCTGTCTCTGACACCCCCCTCaccagcagtagtaggttgttctGTCTCTTACACACAAACACAACAGTACTaggttctctctcacacacacacagcagtagtaggttgttctctccccccccctctctctcacacacacagcagtagtaggctgttatcggtttctgattccccccccccctgaCACACACTAGCAGGTTGTTATCACACACCCGTGCCTGCAGctgtagtaggctgttatccccCCCTCGCACACACAGAGGGAGACAGAGGCTCAGTCACTCTGGAGTTTATTCTGCCCTTGGGGGCGGGCTGGGGGGGGTCAGGAGCGAGCGAAGGCCTCCAGCCCCCGGGTGAGCAGCACCTGGGTCATTCCATCAGGGACCAGAACGCAGGTGACACctaggggggagaggagagagagggtgACCCCCACCATtcacccccgcccctcccccccgcaacaTCTCagtccctgacccctcccccattcccccatgtggggctggcaggggagtcctgcccaggagggctgggggcccCCCAGGGGGATCTGAGCCCCCCGTACCTAGCTTGCTGACGTCCCGGATGTTGCGCTCCTCGTCGTCGAAGAACAGCATCTGGGCGAAGGGGACCCCAGTgtcctgctgcagcctgggagggaggggcagactcAGGGGGAGTGGAGTTTAGGGGTGCAGGGGGTACCTGTGGaagtggggggttggggtgccaggGGTGCAGTGGGTACCTGtgcaagtgggggtgggggtttgggggtgctgGGGTTCAGGGGTGCAGCATGTACCTGTGGAAGTGGGGTGCTGGGGTTTCGGGATGCAGTGGATACCTGTGGAAGTTGGGGTGTCTGGATTTGGGGGTGCAGCAGGTACCTGTGGAAGTGGGGGTGGGAATTTGGGGGTTCAGGGGTGCAGCAGATACCTGTGGAAGtgagggctggggattagggggTGCCAAGGTTCAGGGGTGCAGCAGGTACTGGTGGAAGTGGGGTGCTGGGGTTTGGCGGTGCAACAGGGACCTATGGAAGTTGGAGTGCCAGGGTTTCAGGGGTGCCAGGGTTTCAGGGGTGCAGCGGGTACCTgtggaagtgggaggggggattTGGGAGTTATGGGGTGCAGTGAGTACCTGTGGAAGTGGGAGCTGGGGATTTGGGGGTGCCGGGGTTCAGGGGTGCAGTGGGTACCTGTGGAAATGGGGGCTGGTGATTTGGGGGTGCTGGGGTTCAAGGGTGCAGCGGAtacctgtgggggtggggatctgggggtTCAGGGGTGCAGCGGGTACCTGTggaagtgggggctggggatttgggggtgCTGGGGTTCAGGGGTGCAGTGGGTACCTGTGGAAAtgggggctggggatttgggggtgCTGGGGTTCAGGGGTGCAGCAGGTACCtgtggaagtgggggtggggatttgggggttATGGGGTGCAGTACCTGTGGAAGTGGGAGCTGGGGATTTGGGGGTGCCGGGGTTCAGTGGGTACCtgtggaagtgggggtggggatttgggggggcTGGGGTTCAGGGGTGCAGCGGGTACCTGTGGAAGTGGGGACTTGGGAGTTATGGGGTGCAGTACCTGTGGAAGTGGGAGCTGGGGATTTGGGGGTGCCGGGGTTCAGCGGGTACCTGCGGAAgtaggggtggggatttgggggttCAGGGGTACCTgcggaagtgggggtggggatttgggggttCAGGGGTACCtgtggaagtgggggtggggatttgggggtgcCGGGGTACCtgtggaagtgggggtggggatttgggtgTTCAGCGGGTACCTgcgggagtgggggtggggatttgggggtgcCGGGGTACCTGTGGAAGTGGGCGCTCTTTCCCCTGGGGTAGATCTCCACACAGCGCAGGAAGCGGCGCACGCCGaagagctccagcagctgggtaGCGCCGCGAGTCTCGCCCGTCCTGGGGGGAGTTGGCGgtcaggggggtggggtggcgctgggggcagggggcaggggtcagACACTCACCGGGAGGCGGCTGCCATGGGGACGCCCAGGCCCTGCAGTCGCTCCAGCACAGCCGGCACCTCGGGGTACAGGCGGACAGGGCGGCCGCGGGCATCCAGCACCGAGCCAGCCCTGGGGGCAGACAGGGTTACCCGACTCCTCCAACCCCCTATGGCCCCTTATAGCCTCCTCTAACTCCCTATAGCCCCTCCCTCTCTGACCCCCTATagccccttacccaaccccctaTAGCTCTCATAACCTCCTCTGACCCCCTATAGCCCCTTACCCACCCCCTATAGCTCTCATAACCTCCTCTGACCCCCTGTAAGCCCTCCCTGGCCACATAGATCCCTCCCTTATAACCCCTAATCCCCTATAGCCCCTTCAGCCCCCATAACCTCTCCTTCCCCAAACCTCTCGGGCCCCTACAGCTAGGACCCTACCAAAGTCAGGGGGTCACGGACTGTGAAGTCTGGTCTGCCCCATGGAAGTGCTTTTCCTGTGCAGATttaatgggggtgggaggaacctTTCTCCCCTCGGGGGTCCCAACCCTAAAGGGGCTGTGAGGggcgggggctgctggcctggagcatcaccaccaccagcagcagcacagaaataataaTGGCAACAACGCGACCCCCccaaccttgtgaccccccaacAGTTCCCTTTTGGGTCGGGACTCCCCTGCTCACCGCAGGGAACGTTTcaggtgtggggagctcagatcATGAAACTGACGATTGCTAAAAtcctgactgtgaaattgaccacaaTGGACcctaaatttggtagggcccttccCTATAGCCTCCTCTGATCCCCTATAGCTCCAATCCCCTATagcccctcccctgacccccaacAGCCCTCATAGCCTCCTCTGCTCCCCTATAGCCCCATATCCCCTATagcccctcccctgacccccaatAGCCCTCATAGCCTCCTCTGAGCCCCTATAGCACCATATCCCCTATagcccctcccctgaccccccatAGCCCTCATAGACTCCCCTGATCCTCTATAGCCCCATATCCCCTAGagcccctcccctgaccccctATAGCCACCATGGCCTCCTGTGACCCCCTATAGTCCCATATCCCCTATAGCCCCACCCCTCTGACCCTCTTAGCCCTGCTCCCCTATAGCCCCCATAGCCTCCTCTGACCCTCTATAGCCCCATACCCCCTCCTCTCTGACCCCCATAGCCTGATCCCCTATagcccctcccctgacccccataGCCCACCCTTATAGCTCCCCATCCCCTATAGCCCTATCCTATagagccctggcccctcccccatcttTCCCGTACAGTCCTCCCTCTTAGGCCAACTgctgttccccccgccccctccccacgtTACCCCTCCCACCTGTCCCGCTGGAAGGGGGGGTCCACGTGGGTGTCGACCCAGAAGGGCCACAGGGTGTAATCTGCAACAAGAAAGGAGAGACGTCACCCCCCCCCCGGAAGCCCCCCCGAATCGAGCGCTGTGGGGAGACCCCACCCAGCAACCGCCCCGCATGTCCCCCCAGCATCCCAGCCCAGTCTCTGGGGACACGGAGCCCAGCCCCCCCTGGTGACCCCCACCCAGCAACCGCCCCGCTGGGGGGTGGCCCCACACTGTCCCCCCAGCATCCCAGCCCAGTCTCTGGGGACACGGAGCCCAGCCCCCCGGTGACCCCACCCAGCAACCGCCCCGCTGGGGGGTGGCCCCACACTGTCCCCCCAGCATCCCAGCCCAGTCTCTGGGGACACGGAGCCCAGCCCCCCCTGGTGACCCCCACCCAGCAACCGCCTCGCTGGGGGGTGGCCCCACACTGTCCCCCCAGCATCCCAGCCCAGTCTCTGGGGACACGGAGCCCAGCCCCCGCTGGTGACCCCCACCCAGCAACCGCCCCGCTGGGGGGTGGCCCCATAGTGTCCCCGTCAGTCTCTGGGGACTCCCACCAGATCACCCCAAATTCACCCAGGTCAAACACCACCAGCCCCGGGAGGTGGCACATCGCGCCCCTGCCCAGGGGAGGGAACAGGGAGTTTCTGAGCTGGATGGGGCTGGCCCGGCTGATCGCTGGGGTGCGCCGGGCTGCGCCCCACGTGTTGGGCCGTAGAGACTCAGGCTAGACAGGCCGCTCTGTAGTTAACCCCGCCCGTGCCGAGACACAGAGCCACAGAGCCAGTGCAGactcaccccagagccagctgcatctcagcgcccggcgaggggtccccgtgtaaCCAGCCCCCAcgccagagccagccgcatcccAGCACCGGGTGAGGGATCCCCGTgtaaccagcccccaccccagagccagccgcatcccAGCACCGGGTGAGGGATCCCCCTGTAACCAGCccgtgtcccaccccagagccagctgcatctcagcgccgggcgaggggtccccgtgtaaCCAGCccgtgtcccaccccagagccagccgcatctcagcgcagggcgaggggtccccgtgtaaCCAGCccgtgtcccaccccagagccagctgcatctcagcgccgggcgaggggtccccgtataaccagcccccaccccagagccagccacatcTCAACGCCAGGTGAGGGGTccccctgtaaccagcccccaccccagagccagccgcatctcagcaccgggcgaggggtccctgtgtaaccagcccccacccccgagccagccgcatctcagcgccaggcgaggggtccccgtgtaaCCAGCCCCCAcgccagagccagccgcatcccAGCACCGGGTGAGGGATccccctgtaaccagcccccaccccagagccagccgcatctcagcgccgggcgaggggtccccatgtaaccagcccccaccccagagccagccgcatctcagcgccaggcgaggggtccccgtgtaaCCAGCCCCCAcgccagagccagccgcatcccAGCACCGGGTGAGGGATccccctgtaaccagcccccaccccagagccagctgcatctcaacgccaggtgaggggtccccctgtaaccagcccccaccccactcccagagccagccgcatctcagcaccgggtgaggggtccccatgtaaccagcccccaccccactcccagagtcagccgcatctcagcaccaggtgaggggtccccctgtaaccagcccccaccccagagccagctgcatctcagcgcccGGTGAGGGGTCCCCGTATAACCAGCTCCCACagcagagccagctgcatctcagcaccgggtgaGGGGTCCTCATgtaaccagcccccaccccagagccagccgcatctcagcaccgggtgaggggtccctgtgtaaccagcccccaccccagagccagccgcatctcagcaccaggtgaggagtccctgtgtaaccagcccccaccccagagccagctgcatctcagcgccgggtgaggggtccccctgtaaccagcccccaccccagagccagccgcatctcagcaccaggtgaggggtccccgtgtaaccagcccccaccccactcccagagccaactgcatctcagcaccgggtgaggggtccccatgtaaccagcccccaccccactcccagagccagctgcatctcagcaccaggtgaggggTCCCCCTGTAAccagtccccaccccagagccaactGCATCCCAGCACTGGGCAAGGGATCCCAGTGTAACCagccctcaccccagagcccactgcatctcagcaccgggcgaggggtccctatGTAACCAGcccatgtcccaccccagagccagccacatctcagcaccaggtgaggggtccctgtgtaaccagcccCCCACCAAgccagctgcatctcagcgccgggcgaggggtccccgtgtaaccagcccccaccccagagccagccgcatctcagcgtcgggcgaggggtccccgtgtaaccagcccccaccccagagccagccacatcTCAGCACTGGGCGAGGGGTCTCCGTgtaaccagcccccaccccactcccagagccagccgcatctcAGCACCGGTTGAGGGGTCCCATttaaccagcccccaccccactcccagagccagctgcatctcagtgccaagTAAGGGGTCCCCATGTAACCagacccccaccacacccccgAGCCAGCTGGATCACATCACCGGGCAAGGGGTCCCCCTGTAACCAGACCCCCAAGCCAGCTGGATCGCATCACCGGGCAAGAGGTCCCCCTATAACTAGCCCCCACGCCCCCCCCAAGCCTGccacatctcagcaccaggcaaggGGTCCCCCAGTAACCAGTCCCCCCACTACACCCCACCCGAGCCAGCTGCATCACAGCACTGGTGAGAGGTCCCTGTGTAACCAGCTCCCCTGAGCCAGCTGCATGTCAGGGCCAGGTGAGGGGTTCCTGTGTAACCAGCCCTCGCACCCCCCCACCGCC encodes:
- the MDP1 gene encoding magnesium-dependent phosphatase 1 isoform X2, yielding MCHLPGLVVFDLDYTLWPFWVDTHVDPPFQRDRTGETRGATQLLELFGVRRFLRCVEIYPRGKSAHFHRLQQDTGVPFAQMLFFDDEERNIRDVSKLGVTCVLVPDGMTQVLLTRGLEAFARS
- the MDP1 gene encoding magnesium-dependent phosphatase 1 isoform X1, encoding MCHLPGLVVFDLDYTLWPFWVDTHVDPPFQRDRAGSVLDARGRPVRLYPEVPAVLERLQGLGVPMAAASRTGETRGATQLLELFGVRRFLRCVEIYPRGKSAHFHRLQQDTGVPFAQMLFFDDEERNIRDVSKLGVTCVLVPDGMTQVLLTRGLEAFARS